CTAACTtccacatatagaactcaaaaaaaaattagaaacataTATGAAAGTAACTAGCGGTAATTCCAGAAAGCATAGGCCAAGAAACTAGCAGAAATGTTTGTCATCACAAACACAGCAAACTGAAAACAAGGCAGCAGCAGGATGCGATCCGTAATAATAATTCCAGCAAGCATGGGCGCCCTgccaaacaacaaaaccaacagCATAAAGCTAGTACTATGCAAGAAGAAACAGAAAcaacataaaaaacaaagaCTTCGAGCTTGAAAGTCAGTAGAAAAATGAGGATCGGTAACTGTTTTGAGAGAGGCTCAGCAAAACAAATGTCTCATTTAGGCGGATACTTCATTTGCAGACTACATATGTGGTATTTTCCAGACAATAAGATGATAGCATAGACGTCGTCACATTATACCAACCTGCTGCGTTTTGGGTAGCATTGGACAATAGATTCTGAAAATCAAGCTTTGTTTGCTGTCTGGAAGACTTGAACTTCGAGCAATTCTACCATATCCATGGATTCCCCACTCTTTGCCATAAGAATTTTTAACGATccagtaatttttttcttctttttcatcataGCCAAATCCTattataagaattgaatgtttAAGGTTGAACTTATTGTCTTGATTCAGCTTGTCAAGCACATCAGTACCTTCATAGATACCCTGTTAGATAGaaataaaagagtaagatatTATCCTCAAGTTAATATATAGTAGTTTGACAAGTAGAAATTAGTTATACTTACGCCTTTCAATACAGTAAATTCTGAAGTCATTATTACACAACCCGCTACTGGTTGTTCTTTGACTTGCATAAGAAACTCATCTTCATTCTTGTGGTCTATCATTATGACTCCATTAATTCTCACCGCAAGGGATTTCTAGAGGATGTAAGAGTAAGTTATATAATTTTAGGAGAAAAACAcccataaaaaatgaaaattttaatttcttcttacCTGCTTTTGGGTCTTGGGTTGACAAGGTTGCTTAACTGCTTTGAAAGGGTTCTCTTCCTCCTTTCGGATCCcctccttttttatataattaaaagctTTTGTATATGAATACGTGTAGCACTTTGTTCTCTCGATCTCTTTTTCACAACAGTTGAGAAGTTCTTGAGAGGAGAGTTGAAGAAGATCTGTATAATTTTTTGCTTTAAGTCTGGCTGCACCAGCTTCTGCTACAACTATAGCCCAGCACATGTCTACTAAACAGTTAGttttttatgataataaaattgtaatctcaagtacttaatttattctttgaaaCATGTTTATGATTATGAGTTATATTCATATCAAATGTGACAATGTTGTTTTCCATAACCACAACCAAAATCACAATAGTAGAAATGCCATGTAATGctaagaaaaacaaagaagaaaatactCTGCATTTAAaggtttttaaaaatagaaatggaAATCATGGATCACTTACTACATTTTCCTTGACTTTTAACTGGATTCAAGGCACCACCATCATGAACACGCCAATCCCAATATTTAGGAAAACCTCGAGGCAATGTCCCCTATTATACCCGTACCAGTTAATTTTGTCAGAGATGATATATGCATCAAGGATAAGATAAAGATAATCTTATAGAAACACATGCAAAAAAACATTACAACATATGTTTTTCATGTAAAAGAACTTACGCTTTGCATGTCTCACTCTTCTAATCTTCCCTTCCTGATCTCTTATGTTTGTATATATGCTAGTAATTAAAGAGAAAGTTGATCACAAACAATTGCTAGAGTACCGGGCGAGGGTCCAAAAGTCCAATATAT
This sequence is a window from Carya illinoinensis cultivar Pawnee chromosome 9, C.illinoinensisPawnee_v1, whole genome shotgun sequence. Protein-coding genes within it:
- the LOC122277527 gene encoding vignain-like, whose protein sequence is MQSGTLPRGFPKYWDWRVHDGGALNPVKSQGKCNMCWAIVVAEAGAARLKAKNYTDLLQLSSQELLNCCEKEIERTKCYTYSYTKAFNYIKKEGIRKEEENPFKAVKQPCQPKTQKQKSLAVRINGVIMIDHKNEDEFLMQVKEQPVAGCVIMTSEFTVLKGGIYEGTDVLDKLNQDNKFNLKHSILIIGFGYDEKEEKNYWIVKNSYGKEWGIHGYGRIARSSSLPDSKQSLIFRIYCPMLPKTQQGAHACWNYYYGSHPAAALFSVCCVCDDKHFC